One window from the genome of Cryptococcus tetragattii IND107 chromosome 2, whole genome shotgun sequence encodes:
- a CDS encoding UDP-glucose 4-epimerase GalE, which produces MQRVLVTGGLGYIGSHVVVSLLLTGKYQPIVIDNCHNAYPEALNRCAEIARDELGAEAPQPILHDIDLRDASAIEQVFEQYASDGGIWAVIHLAALKAVGESAELPLSYYRVNVAGSISLLEIMAKYSCNNLVFSSSATVYGTPATIPIPETSPLIPESCYGRTKAMVEEIIHDLTKVGAEEGKPSLRAVSVRYFNPAGAHPSGKLGEEPRGKPGNLLPLLAQMAVGREKSQLKVFGTDFPTPDGTCVRDYLHIMDLAHGHVLALDALAVPSSQPNIFTETDPKDGYFRAFNLGRGQGMSVLNMIEAMRKATGFDYQYEIVGRRKGDVPDLTADPSLARKELGFVAKEDLESMCRDLWNFQTRHPNGYSS; this is translated from the exons ATGCAGCGCGTCCTTGTTACCGGTGGCCTGGGTTACATCGGTTCCCACGTCGttgtctctctcctcctgaCGGGCAAATACCAGCCCATCGTTATTGACAACTGCCACAACGCGTACCCGGAAGCTCTCAATCGATGCGCAGAGATTGCTCGCGATGAGCTGGGTGCTGAGGCCCCTCAACCAATATTACATGATATCGATCTGAGGGACGCTTCCGCGATCGAACAAGTGTTTGAGCAGTATGCGTCGGATGGTGGCATCTGGGCAGTCATTCACTTAGCTGCCCTCAAGGCGGTGGGCGAATCTGCAGAGCTTCCGCTGAGTTACTACAGGGTAAATGTTGCCGGATCAATTTCATTGCTTGAA ATCATGGCCAAGTACTCTTGCAAcaatctcgtcttctcttcgtcggCTACAGTCTACGGCACTCCCGCCACTATCCCCATCCCCGAAACTTCTCCATTGATTCCCGAATCATGCTACGGTCGCACAAAAGCAATGGTCGAGGAGATCATCCACGACTTGACAAAAGTCGGTGCCGAAGAGGGCAAGCCAAGTTTGAGGGCAGTCAGTGTCCGGTATTTCAA CCCTGCCGGAGCACACCCTTCTGGAAAACTGGGTGAAGAACCTCGAGGTAAACCAGGAAATCTTCTCCCGCTACTTGCGCAAATGGCGGTTGGCAGAGAAAAATCTCAACTCAAAGTCTTTGGCACAGATTTCCCCACACCCGATGGTACATGCGTTAGAGATTATCTCCACATCATGGATCTCGCCCATGGCCATGTCCTTGCGCTCGACGCTCTTGCTGTTCCGTCTTCCCAACCCAATATCTTTACTGAAACTGACCCCAAGGATGGTTACTTCCGTGCCTTCAATCTAGGCAGAGGACAGGGTATGAGTGTCTTAAACATGATTGAagcgatgaggaaggcaaCAGGATTCGATTACCAGTATGAGATTGTGGGAAGGAG GAAAGGAGATGTCCCAGATCTTACCGCCGacccttctcttgctcgaAAAGAACTCGGTTTTGTCGCGAAAGAAGATCTTGAATCCATGTGCAGGGATCTTTGGAACTTTCAAACAAGACATCCCAACGGCTATTCCTCTTAG
- a CDS encoding pre-mRNA-splicing factor CLF1, which yields MAGRDPRDRAPRVRNRAPAAVQITAEQLLREAQERQEPAIQAPKQRVQDLEELSEFQARKRTEFESRIRYSRDSILAWTKYAQWEASQNEYERSRSVFERALDVDPRSVDLWIKYTDMELKARNINHARNLFDRAITLLPRVDALWYKYVYLEELLLNVSGARQIFERWMQWEPNDKAWQSYIKLEERYNELDRASAIYERWIACRPIPKNWVTWAKFEEDRGQPDKAREVFQTALEFFGDEEEQVEKAQSVFAAFARMETRLKEFERARVIYKFALARLPRSKSASLYAQYTKFEKQHGDRSGVELTVLGKRRIQYEEELAYDPTNYDAWFSLARLEEDAYRADREDGENVEPTRVREVYERAVANVPPALEKRYWRRYIYLWLQYAAFEEIDTKDYDRVRDVYKAAVKLVPHKTFTFAKLWLAYAYFEIRRLNVSAARKVLGAGIGMCPKPKLFTGYIELEMRLREFDRVRTLYEKFLTYDPSLSSAWIQWTQVESAVEDFERVRAIFELAVQQSLDMPEIVWKAYIDFEAGEGERERARNLYERLLERTSHVKVWISYALMEIATLGGGEDEDGNEIEGEAGDADLARQVFERGYKDLRAKGEKEDRAVLLESWKSFEQEHGDEGTLAKVEDMLPTTRKRWRKAEDGSGELEEYWDLVFPDDEKEANPTSFKFFQAAQAWAQQRAGQGEEGGLSYDLPSDSEGENEDEDEGADHREEDGMDQD from the exons ATGGCAGGAAGAGATCCAAGAGACCGTGCTCCAAGAGTGCGCAACAGAGCACCGGCTGCCGTACAG ATTACAGCAGAGCAGCTCTTGAGGGAGGCACAAGAACGACAAGAGCCTGCGATCCAAGCACCCAAACAGCGTGTTCAGGATTTGGAGGAGCTTTCAGAGTTTCaggcgaggaaaagaacTGAGTTCGAGTCAAGAATCAGATACTCAAGGGACAGTATACTGG CGTGGACCAAATATGCTCAATGGGAAGCCAGCCAGAATGAGTACGAGCGATCAAGATCAGTGTTTGAACGAGCGTTGGATGTTGATCCCAGATCAGTGGACCTCTGG ATTAAGTACACCGACATGGAGCTGAAAGCTCGAAACATAAACCACGCTCGGAATCTTTTTGACAGAGCTatcacccttcttccccgtGTTGACGCA CTTTGGTACAAATATGTCTATCTTGAAGAACTCCTTCTCAATGTTTCAGGTGCTCGTCAAATCTTTGAGAGGTGGATGCAGTGGGAGCCCAATGACAAGGCTTGGCAAAGTTACatcaagcttgaagaacGTTATAATGAGCTGGATCGGGCTTCCGCCATTTACGAGCGCTGGATTGCCTGCCGCCCGATTCCCAAGAACTGGGTGACTTGGGCCaagtttgaagaggacAGGGGCCAGCCAGACAAGGCTCGGGAGGTTTTCCAGACGGCTTTGGAGTTCTTCggtgacgaggaggagcaggtCGAGAAAGCCCAGTCGGTATTCGCCGCGTTCGCAAGGATGGAAACCAGATTGAAGGAATTTGAAAGGGCGAGAGTAATTTACAAGTTTGCCTTGGCAAGATTGCCTAGATCAAAGTCTGCGAGCT TATATGCCCAGTATACCAAATTCGAGAAGCAAC ATGGTGATCGTTCTGGTGTTGAACTCACTGTTCTGGGCAAACGGCGCATTCAGTACGAGGAAGAACTGGCTTATGATCCTACAAATTATGATGCGTGGTTTTCTCTTGCTAGATTAGAGGAGGATGCCTATCGAGCGGACAGAGAAGACGGCGAAAACGTTGAGCCAACGCGGGTTCGGGAAGTGTATGAGAGGGCTGTGGCCAATGTCCCTCCTGCGTTGGAAAAAAGATACTGGAGAAGATATATTTACT TATGGTTGCAATATGCCGCATTCGAGGAGATCGACACGAAGGACTACGACCGGGTGCGGGATGTCTATAAAGCAGCCGTTAAGCTCGTGCCGCATAAAACCTTCACTTTTGCCAAG CTTTGGCTGGCCTATGCTTACTTCGAAATTCGTCGACTTAATGTCTCAGCGGCCCGTAAAGTTCTCGGTGCTGGTATCGGCATGTGCCCCAAACCGAAGCTCTTCACAGGCTATATTGAGTTGGAGATGCGGCTACGAGAGTTTGATAGGGTTCGAACATTGTACGAGAAGTTCTTGACT TATGACCCTTCCCTCAGTTCTGCTTGGATACAATGGACTCAAGTCGAATCTGCCGTCGAGGATTTCGAACGTGTTCGGGCAATTTTCGAACTCGCTGTGCAACAATCTCTGGATATGCCCGAAATCGTCTGGAAAGCATACATTGACTTCGAAGCTGGCGAGGGTGAACGCGAACGTGCTCGTAATTTGTACGAGCGCTTGCTCGAACGTACTTCTCACGTCAAAGTCTGGATTTCATACGCACTCATGGAGATTGCGACGCTTGGtgggggagaggatgaagacggCAATGAGATTGAAGGCGAGGCTGGGGACGCTGACTTGGCGAGACAAGTGTTTGAAAGAGGTTATAAGGACTTGCGAGCGAAGggtgaaaaggaggatagGGCCGTATTACTCGAATCTTGGAAGAGTTTCGAACAGGAACATGGCGACGAAGGGACGTTGGCCAAGGTAGAGGATATGTTACCCACAACTcgaaagagatggaggaaggcggaggaCGGGAGTGGAGAGTTGGAGGAATACTGGGACTTAGTATTTCCTGACgacgaaaaagaagcgaaCCCGACCAGCTTCAAGTTCTTCCAGGCTGCCCAAGCTTGGGCGCAACAGCGTGCTGGgcagggagaagaaggcggcTTATCATACGATTTGCCGTCAGATTCAGAGGGTGAAaatgaggacgaagacgagggcGCGGACCatagggaagaagatggaatggaCCAGGATTAA